The following proteins are co-located in the Onychomys torridus chromosome 6, mOncTor1.1, whole genome shotgun sequence genome:
- the Cd101 gene encoding immunoglobulin superfamily member 2 translates to MALLGHSSARQPEEGGEDRRELHDVVPRELEHSSIFIPLSSSSLQAKLSIGQREVTIQKGPLYRAEGYPVSISCNVSGHQGPPTQDFQWSIYLPTAPTREVQIISTKDASFSYAVYAQRVKSKEIYVERLQGSSVLLHISKLRMRDAGEYECFTPNTDEKYFGSYSAKTNLTVIPDTLSATMPSQTLRKKEGEPLELTCEATKATAQHTHLSLTWYLMQDGGGSQAIEIISLSRDFLLAPGPSYADRFRAGDVRLDKLGATSFKLSVGKLQASDQGQVFCEATEWIQDPDETWTLITRKQTDQTALRIQPAAKDFEVNVTVRSSPAEGNPLELICLVVGRGGDQKLQGTWLLNGKEIAQIDADGVLDLKTDYRDRASQGQLQVSKLSTQTFSLKMFSVSPEDVGAYSCEVAEVVRTQTGSWQVLQRKQSPVSWVQLMEPAARSVAVSAEKQALWEGEALTLLCKAGGDAGPLSVSWWLIPQDQTTAVFVAGMGQDGTVQWGVSSPSPRYHSNRRLEKVDWATFRLEIGSAMVMDSGTYECRVSERPQNQAKDLQWTQRISVTVKSLESSLQVNLMSRQPQVTLTHTFNLSCIVRADYSDLKMPFSVTWQFQPAGSGAFHQLIRITHNGTVEWGDVLSQFHRKTKVSQSSFRSQLQIHDAALEETGVYQCKVEGYDRNSLHTSGPARVSATSNPLRITVTFPESKLRVNSSSQVQELFISSSTHIECAILSRSAGNPPLSVSWYFSPTPTNASYLKILEMDQTNVVKYGDEFQTLQSKQKFHSKKVSQDLFLLNILSVEDSDQGHYYCAVEEWFWSMNGTWQKLERKTSGLTELKLRPTGSQVHVSKVRWLGNATEHGEVGISCSLDDSGSIASLYSVTWYWSRANAESQMLVHLQYDGVLEYGPEGRRRLLYCYRSSPTDFVLKLRRVEMEDAGMYWCRVAEWQQHGQPAKWINQASNESQRMMLKVLPSESTFSSRICSSEPLLHLLIACPLIMLLLLLISLFCLYWKARKLSQLSLSAQKEKALWVDMKTGPVRHEDEGY, encoded by the exons ATGGCCTTGCTGGGCCATTCCTCTGCCAGGCAGCCCGAGGAAGGCGGCGAAGATCGGAG AGAACTACATGATGTGGTACCCCGGGAATTAGAGCACTCATCTATttttattcccctttcttcttcctccttgcaAGCTAAGCTCAGCATCGGCCAGAGGGAAGTAACAATTCAGAAAGGACCTCTGTACAGAGCCGAAGGTTACCCTGTCAGCATCAGCTGCAACGTAAGTGGTCATCAGGGGCCTCCTACGCAGGATTTCCAGTGGTCTATTTACCTGCCAACAGCCCCGACCAGGGAAGTTCAGATCATCAGTACCAAGGATGCCAGCTTCTCTTATGCAGTGTATGCCCAGAGGGTGAAAAGCAAGGAGATCTACGTGGAGAGGCTGCAGGGCAGCTCAGTCCTGCTGCACATCTCAAAGCTCCGGATGAGGGATGCTGGCGAATATGAGTGCTTCACACCCAACACGGATGAGAAGTACTTTGGAAGTTACAGCGCGAAGACAAATCTAACTG TGATTCCCGACACcctgtctgccaccatgccctcCCAGACGctcaggaagaaggaaggtgaGCCTTTAGAACTCACCTGTGAGGCCACGAAAGCAACGGCTCAACATACCCACCTCTCTCTCACCTGGTACCTGATGCAGGATGGAGGAGGCAGCCAAGCCATTGAGATCATTTCTCTCTCCAGGGATTTCCTATTGGCCCCGGGGCCCTCCTATGCAGATAGGTTTCGGGCGGGTGATGTGCGGCTGGACAAGCTTGGAGCCACCTCCTTCAAGTTGTCTGTGGGCAAGCTCCAGGCCTCAGATCAAGGCCAGGTGTTCTGCGAAGCCACGGAATGGATTCAGGATCCAGATGAAACATGGACTTTGATCACAAGAAAGCAGACAGATCAAACAGCTCTGAGGATCCAGCCAGCAG CAAAAGATTTTGAAGTGAACGTCACAGTCAGGAGCTCGCCTGCTGAAGGAAACCCCTTGGAACTGATTTGCCTGGTTGTGGGCAGAGGTGGTGACCAGAAGCTTCAGGGTACTTGGCTCCTCAATGGGAAGGAAATTGCCCAGATCGATGCTGATGGGGTCCTGGACCTGAAGACAGACTacagagacagagcaagccaAGGACAGCTGCAGGTTTCAAAATTAAGCACCCAGACTTTCTCTCTCAAGATGTTCTCCGTGAGTCCGGAGGATGTAGGCGCCTACAGCTGTGAAGTAGCAGAGGTGGTGAGGACTCAGACCGGCTCCTGGCAGGTACTTCAGAGAAAACAGTCACCAGTCAGCTGGGTGCAGCTGATGGAGCCAGCAG CAAGAAGTGTGGCTGTGTCTGCTGAgaagcaggccctgtgggaaggagaGGCGCTCACCCTTCTCTGTAAGGCAGGTGGGGATGCAGGTCCTCTGTCTGTGAGCTGGTGGCTCATCCCACAGGACCAGACCACAGCCGTATTTGTGGCTGGCATGGGGCAAGATGGTACTGTGCAGTGGGGAGTCTCTTCTCCGAGCCCCAGGTACCATAGCAACAGAAGGTTGGAGAAAGTGGACTGGGCTACCTTTCGGCTGGAGATTGGCTCTGCCATGGTCATGGACAGTGGTACCTATGAATGCAGAGTGTCGGAGAGGCCCCAGAACCAGGCCAAAGATTTGCAGTGGACCCAGAGGATTTCAGTCACTGTCAAATCTCTGG AATCAAGTTTACAAGTAAATCTGATGAGCCGGCAGCCACAAGTGACGTTAACCCATACCTTCAACCTGTCCTGCATAGTGAGGGCCGATTACTCGGATCTCAAGATGCCTTTCTCAGTGACTTGGCAATTCCAGCCAGCTGGCTCTGGAGCCTTTCATCAGCTAATTCGAATCACCCACAATGGCACAGTTGAATGGGGGGATGTCCTCTCCCAGTTCCACAGGAAGACGAAGGTTTCACAGTCTTCATTTCGTTCCCAACTCCAAATCCATGATGCTGCTCTGGAGGAGACAGGGGTGTATCAGTGCAAAGTGGAAGGTTATGACAGAAATTCCCTGCACACAAGTGGTCCAGCCAGGGTATCTGCCACCTCTAACCCATTGAGGATTACTGTCACCTTTCCAG AGAGCAAACTGAGAGTGAACTCCAGCAGTCAAGTCCAAGAGCTCTTCATCAGCTCCAGCACGCACATAGAATGTGCCATCTTGTCCCGATCTGCTGGGAACCCTCCGTTATCTGTCAGTTGGTACTTTTCTCCTACTCCTACAAATGCATCCTATCTGAAGATCCTAGAAATGGACCAAACCAATGTCGTAAAATATGGGGATGAATTTCAAACCCTTCAGAGCAAGCAAAAATTTCATTCTAAGAAAGTGTCCCAAGACTTGTTTCTGCTGAACATTCTGAGTGTGGAAGATAGTGACCAGGGCCACTACTACTGTGCCGTGGAGGAATGGTTCTGGTCTATGAATGGCACTTGGCAAAAGCTTGAGAGAAAGACTTCAGGACTCACAGAATTGAAACTCAGGCCCACAG GAAGTCAGGTCCACGTCTCAAAAGTGAGGTGGTTGGGGAACGCTACTGAGCATGGAGAGGTGGGCATCAGCTGCAGCCTGGATGACTCCGGCAGCATAGCCTCCCTGTACTCTgtgacatggtactggagcagagCAAACGCTGAGAGTCAGATGCTGGTGCACCTGCAGTATGATGGCGTGCTAGAGTATGGCCCGGAGGGACGCAGGAGGCTCCTGTACTGCTACCGTTCTTCTCCCACCGACTTCGTCCTGAAGCTGCGTCGGGTAGAGATGGAGGATGCTGGCATGTATTGGTGCAGGGTGGCAGAGTGGCAGCAACATGGCCAGCCAGCCAAGTGGATCAACCAAGCCTCAAATGAGTCACAGCGGATGATGCTCAAGGTGCTGCCCTCAG AATCCACGTTCTCGTCCAGGATCTGCTCCTCCGAACCCTTACTCCACTTGCTCATCGCTTGTCCCCTcatcatgctgctgctgctgctcatttCCCTCTTCTGCTTATACTGGAAGGCCAGGAAGTTGTCACAGCTGAGTCTCAGTGCCCAGAAAGAAAAGGCTCTCTGGGTAGACATGAAGACTGGACCAGTTAGGCACGAAGATGAAGGCTACTGA